Proteins encoded within one genomic window of Humulus lupulus chromosome 1, drHumLupu1.1, whole genome shotgun sequence:
- the LOC133818332 gene encoding transcription factor RSL2-like, translating to MEHMGAERQWTSLSGVHTAEEADFMAMLLSNSSSVAYHLSGTLPPLWSGHESPMNMASSNYGGSHCSLEISNFNFYSTFPQGNIDYYNNNKKNNEQFCSSDHDSHIEPKLVKKNCYLDMEEDDYCTSNPDMSDGNLEEKVSKSISISDKKNSMKRPRSSENVNKVEKRCVKAKKKEKLVSSNLNIKEEEEGNNNINVNGANGQSSSSYCSSGDEVHDSINGSQELSPKENSSTFSTEGKARARRGSATDPQSLYARKRRERINERLRILQNIVPNGTKVDISTMLEEAVQYVKFLQLQIKLLSSDDMWMYAPIAYNGMDIRLDHLRLAI from the exons ATGGAGCATATGGGAGCTGAGAGACAATGGACCTCACTTAGCGGAGTACATACAGCTGAGGAGGCAGATTTCATGGCTATGTTGCTCAGTAATAGTAGCTCTGTTGCTTATCATCTAAGTGGAACACTACCACCATTGTGGTCTGGCCATGAATCACCAATGAACATGGCCAGCAGCAACTATGGAGGTTCCCATTGCTCTTTAGAAATATCTAACTTTAATTTCTACAGTACTTTCCCACAAGGGAATAttgattattataataataataagaagaataaTGAACAATTTTGCTCGAGTGATCATGATTCTCATATTGAACCGAAGTTGGTAAAGAAAAACTGCTATCTCGATATGGAAGAAGATGATTATTGCACGAGCAACCCAGACATGAGTGATGGAAACCTTGAAGAGAAGGTTTCAAAATCAATCAGCATCTCAGATAAGAAGAATTCCATGAAAAGGCCTCGAAGTTCAGAAAAT GTTAATAAAGTAGAAAAGAGGTGTGTAAAGGCTAAGAAGAAAGAGAAGTTGGTGTCAAGCAACCTTAACattaaggaagaagaagaaggtaataataatattaatgttaacGGTGCAAACGGACAAAGCTCTAGCAGTTATTGCAGCTCGGGAGATGAAGTACATGACTCCATTAATGGCTCTCAAGAGTTGAGTCCAAAAGAGAATAGCTCAACTTTCAGTACCGAAGGCAAAGCAAGAGCTAGAAGAGGGTCAGCTACCGATCCACAAAGCCTTTACGCTCGG AAAAGAAGGGAGAGAATAAATGAGAGACTGAGAATCCTTCAGAATATAGTCCCTAATGGAACAAAG GTAGATATTAGCACAATGCTTGAGGAAGCTGTCCAGTATGTGAAGTTCTTACAACTCCAAATTAAG CTTTTGAGTTCTGATGATATGTGGATGTACGCTCCAATCGCTTACAATGGAATGGATATCAGACTTGATCATCTCAGACTTGCCATATGA